The Papaver somniferum cultivar HN1 unplaced genomic scaffold, ASM357369v1 unplaced-scaffold_114, whole genome shotgun sequence region taaatcaatatcaacatcGACACGAACATTATCCATCATAACTTTCTTTAGACTATCAAGAGACTTTTGTCCTTTCTGGATAAATAAATCAACATCAGACGTTAGGCTTTCAAGATCCTTTTCAATTCCTGAAAACACTTCGAGGGATTTTAAGCCAGGTGGCGGCTTACATAGAATTTCTTATATAGGTTTAATTAGATCATTCATGGAAGAGCATtttggaatccctggatctggtggtgcattaaTTGAGATATCACTACAGTtcatagagtcggatcgctaaaaacacagacttgtaaggtctttgaacgtgttttccttctctgataccaattgaaaaggcgggggtacaacaaccacacccaatatttcgattagcaatctgtatggactaactccaatatagtttcaagagaatcaactagactcaatcttaataaagtatatcaaagggttatatctctctttctcgattcaattcttactcaagaaaatagtaatatgcgagtctaattgaatacaagagaaatcacttgaacggtaccaaagagcaATGTtcgagtatcaatcaatttcaaaaaaatataatgcgaaaaataaataacacaaacaccaaaattttgttaacgaggaaaccgcgaatgcagaaaaaccccgggacctggtccagattgaacacacactgtattaagcctctatagacactagcctactacaaactaatttcggtatggactgatccaaggtacagttgcgctccttatgtatctgatcccatcaggatactatgcacttgattctcttagctgatctcacccacaactaagagttgctacgacccaaagtcgaagactttaataaacaaatttgtatcatacagaaaggtgtacggtaatagataaatctgtctcccatagaaatacctacaagtttttgttccgtcttttgataaatcaaggtgaacaagaaccaattgataacccggacttatattcccgaagaacatcctcgtattacaatcacctcacaataatcttaatcgacacggagaaagaagatattgtggaaccacaaacgatgagacaaagatgtttgtgactacttttatatcttgcctatcggagatattaatctcaagccaatcgttacgattgtattcaacacgatagaatatgcaagatcatatcacacaactacgagaaagtagtatcggtctagcttcacaatcccaatgaagtctttaagtaacCTGTTtcacaagaagaaacctaatgttaaaggataatcgacactagataatacaactagtatcacacatgaggtgtggggattaggtttcccagttgctatagttctcccttatatagtctttgaaatcagggtttgcaatcaatgttagcttggaaacgaagcattcaatattcaccgttagatgaaaaactgattagattcaagctaatatatttcaaccattaaatctaatacttagcttgttacacacaaatgaaatgcacgattttaggtttgtgtaaccgtacccaaacatgtacatttgttggttcaacagtagttaaccaaatggttagccatatgagcactttcatatcaaccatatacttcttcaccataactagttcaaatgattcaaatgaaatagttagagagttgttcaattgtataaatcttatataactatacaagacacaatcgaagcaaaaacgatttgattcactcgaaccgattcatgaactttatagccacggtttccaatttgcattccttagttagtaTAAATATAATATCACAAATAATCATATTTacatataaccaactcaagttcgcggacttaagttcccggaagaagttcacaaactccatcagatattctcgggatgataacctccgctagttcgcggactgagctcacagctcttgttccagttttcctgatcaacaaagtacgcatactttggttcaagtaataaggacttatacgtatatgtgttgccacacaatgcttatatccaacattggttatataatctaaactctcatttcaatcattgaaacattcttagaggacgtcatatagttgttattcacaaaccttttttcgtcaaagccattttcaaagtgattgaaccataccatgactttcgtcactaggtaaacatgaacttggccaaagcgaaagcttaccaacaaatatttcgagaaatagataggcaagataaactcggctcgaaatagtaaatgtgtataatcaaagtctatacagcaagacgaattttgtctcaagataggagatagagtagatagacttttgagtgatagataagttcaagtctccacataccttttagttgatgaagttccaccagttactTGAATAttccttcgtattgtatgatgatcgccatggagttcttgagctcaagtacactttctatcctagtctgagacttagctatagtagactagaaatcaagacttatagttttgatcactaacattgacaaacattcttgagatagcaacgcatgcgatttcgaccgagcagtgctctaacatctagCCATAGTAGGAACAGGTCCAGGGGTGTGTCGAAATACAAGCCCCTCATCAACTTGGTTAACCCCTTGACTTTGGGATCTGCCAATGTGTTCGCCTCATAAAATATTGATGATCCCGTCGTGCTATCTTCAATTTAGAAGTTCTCAATTGAGGATTCCAATATAGGAATGGGATCGAGTGGTTTCACTCATTCTTCACGTGCGATGTCATCTAAAAAATCTTCCCTGAGGGCGCTTCTGTGGATTTTTCTCCTAAGATAGCTTCTGTTGCTCGATTTTCCATGTTTGATCCCAACCTCGCTGTTGTTCACGAGTTAGCATTAAACCTTGGTCCACATCCTTCTGCTGGTGCCTCTAAACCTGGATGGAGTTTCTCTCCAAGCTTTCCCTTGATCAACATATCACGTTCGATTATTTGGTAGGTTCCCTATATGATAATTTTGCTCTTTATTGGTCATATCTCCCTATTGATGTCGTCCGTGTCTCTTTTCAGAACATGTGTCGTACGATCGCTCAGGTTGAGGATTATCGCAAAGTAGCGAACGTGTTCGCGCTCAATTTTCTCAGTTATCTTTTCTTAAATCCAAAGTCGCAAACCTCCAAGGAGAAGTTTTGTTTCTCCAGAAGGATCGAAATAGGCTTAATGATGAGCTATCTGCCAGTGTGAGCGCGGTGAATGGTGCTTGAGTTCGGAATGATTTATTAGCAGGTATGTTTCGCACCCTCCTTTGTATTTTATCATGTTGGACTCTTAGGGATGGATTTCTTGAGGGTCATGAGGTTCCTTGCAGAGGTCTTCGATCTGTCTGATTTTGCTGTCGCTGCGAACATAGATAGGGATGCTCTTCTAGTACATTTTTATTCTCTTAGACAAGACTTTGTGTTGGCTGAGAATGGGGAGAATGATATTGAAGATGATGCTGAAGATTACAGGAAAAAGTATGAGCATCTGAAGCTTGAATTTAGGAAGTTGTTCGCAGTTGTAGGAACTTCTAGGTCTCACGACGTTTTCGGGGTATTATTAGGCAATTGAATGATGATAAAGTAGCCCTGATATATGAAAAGAATGAGGCCATCGAAGATGGGGAGgaatctcttcaagattttcgaAGGGAGAACCATGAGATTCGCGTGATTCTTGAGAAGATTCAAAATCTTCTTagttacgaagccaatgatgacTTTGATAAAGCCTTAGGTGAGACTGAAGAAATAGGGCTGCAGCGACTAAGTATGTTAGTTGGGTAGAACAACATCAGAAGACGCTAGATTATGTTATTATACATAAAGAAGGTGTCCTTGATATCCTATCTTGGTTTCTACGACTTATCTTCTTGCTTAAGTGTTATGACGTATTTTTATTCTTTGCAGAAAATGAGAAAAGCTTGAAGGCTGAGTTGGATTATCTGACGAGGAAATTTGAGAAGTCGCAACAATAGTTGGATATGTTCAATAATGGTGATGGTTCTTTTTCGCAGTTGGCGACTGACTTATGTTGGAAACTTTCTTTAGCGAATGAGGAGCTTCTACGCGTAAGGACACAGGATGATCAATATAAGGAAGTCATGGGTGCCAGGTATGcgttgttgaagcgtcatatgaAATCCCAACTTACTAATGCTGGTCGCGAGGCACAGAGGATATGAAATAGGGTTGCCAGGGACACTGCTGATTCGTCACCACCGAGAACAATATTCCTACTAGGGAATTTGCTAATGTTCCCGTACCTAAGGACGAGTTTGTGGAGCCTGGGTCTATTGATGAGGGAGATTTTATCGAGGAAGAGCAGTTCAGAAGCAAGGAGGAAGCTGACGAGAAGAATGTTGACGAAGAGGACGCTGATTTTGAGTCCGTAGAGGAGGTTGGGCGTGATGAAGCCGACGAAGCCATTGCTGGTGATGGTCATGGCAATCATCAATCATCTCATGTTGCTGGGAATGGTCACGATCGATAAGGACTTCCTTTGTCTTCTCCAAGTGGTTTTCCCATTGTCTCGCAACCCGGGGTGGGTTATTCTTCGCAAGTAACTTTCCCCTCTCGTGATTTGGCTTCCTTTTTATCGCATTCTTTTTCAAACACTCTTCTTTTTGCTACATGGTTTTTTCTGGGCGCTCCCAATCTTGGGGGGCATGACTTTTAGTCTGTGTTTTTCTTCATGTGTTATCATTTTGAAAACAGAACAAGTATATCTATATGGCTAAATGTCTTATTGTTGTTTAATATTTTGTGTCCctcttttgttcatgcttttGTTTGTGTGAAAATATTTATCTGACTGAGGAGATGGAAAGCATATAAATATTTTAACATCCCCATAATTGCCTCTTCTTTCCATCTTCGAAGGAAGACTATAGTTTAGTAAATACTGCTCTTAATTTGCGGGGTTAAAGTAGATTTTTATATGTGTGAGCTAAGACATGAGTATGTATTTATGTGATTCTAAGATTTTTCTGTAATACTATGTATTGTTATATATACTATCCTTGCAAACAATTATATCGTGTAATTATGCTGATATAGAAATCTTAAGACTTGCTTTGAGTTTTATCTATACTTAGCTGGATAAGGATGTGCCTGCTTCGCGCTTGTTTGTGTTTTGGTGCGAGCTTTACTTTCCTCGGCATGATATTTCATTCGCTGATATGATATTTTAGTGACTCAGTTTCCTTTGCGCTTCCTGAGTCGTTGGTATTCACGTGAACTTTATAGGTATTATTTTCCTCCTAAGTAAGGTCTTATTTCCTCCCCACATAGAGAACTTAAAGGAATTATGGTCTCCTtgggtagggtcttcaacattgGGCGACGAAATCTTAGTTCAATATGCTCTAGCGAGTCATTGGCCATCAATCTCGCCTTAATTGTGTTAGTATTTTTACCTCCTCAGGTTGTATGCGCGACAATATACCAAGCCTtagatactcccgtgagtaagaaGCCCAATACATTGCCGTCTTTGACACAATCATCTCCCTAGTTGAGGTTGTCGTCCATTTATATTCCCCCTCAATCGCCCCTTCAAGGAAGTCACCCCTAACCATTTCAGTTGGGCTCTCCCAAGTCAGTTATGCAACGACCAGTGTTGTCGTGATCTCTTGCCTTTCGCCTATGTGGCTCTGGGCGCGAgatcacaccctaagtggggtttctttggaccAAGTGCAGAACCATGCCAGGCCATCTACTATCTCTACTGGCTATGTTTCGATACCCCAATTGTGGCGCGCGTTAGAGCTTATGGTCGCCTCTTACGCGATCGTGCTAAAACGTCGTGGCACGACCACGTGAACTAAGTTGACACGTCACAATCGTAGTCCcagcctccctagttagaggttttaTAATAGTAACTTGCTGCCCCCTATTCAGGTCTTACGAGAAAATTTTGTAGCTTTGTCATGGAGACTTTGTTTCGCCTTTGTTTGCTCTCTTATAAAAAGAACTTTGCTTCATATTAAAGTTTCTTCACCTTGATACATGGTTTGCTTTCATTGCTGCATTTCAGGTATTGTTCCTTTTTATATAGCTTTTGCGAGGTGCAATAGACAATCTTCCCTTCTCTTATTCCCTTAGTTTTCAGATTTGGGTATGAATTTGATTATCCCCCTTGTGGATTCGCCTTGGAATTCCTTTGTGTGATTCTTCGATCTTCCTTAATACGGATGTGGTTTGTAGCATATTTTCGGTTCCTTTGTTTCTACTCATCATGGTTCCGATGTGACTCCCGTGTTGAGCCACCTTTAACTCTTATTTCTTCTGATACAGTGCTCTTCTGCTCATCTTTTTTCCCTTTCGCTCGTGGTGGTACACTTTGTTCCACAGTTGTTCGTTCATTTCCTCGAATTTTCTTCCCCTTCAATGTATCTTTCTCTACATGATCTTTGTAGCTTTCTTCATACTCTATTCCCAATTCATACTCTTGCACCTTTCTTTTCAGGTTTTGGTTTTCTATCATCAATCTCCCGCGTTCTTGAGCAAGATTGATTCATTCTTTTATCGACAACTTTTCTGTTTCCTTCCATTGTGCGAACTTTGCCTCGTATTCGCGCTGGAGGGCGAAAATCTCTTCATTctgattttgatggaagaaatggtTTTCTTTCCTCTTGTTGTTTATACCGATATCTATCATTAGTCTTTCTGGATCATACAGACTGACCCATTCCGTCCAATATTGTGGATTTTCCATGACAGCTGCCAGTTCTTTTCCTTTGTTAGAGATGTCTCTTTACATGGCTAGGATCTCCGATGTTTGGGAAGTTTGGGAGTGAGTAATCTTTAGAGATTTTTCTGAGTCAAGACAAGGAAATTGGGTCAACTTGACGATAGAGAGATTGGAGGCTTTGCAAAATCACAGTGACATTACGATAGAGTGGCGGGATAGAGGAGGAAGGtagatttttgaagcaatgattACTTCAAACGATGAAATAACGAAGTCTCATGACTGACAAGAAAATGGTGGTGGTAGGAATAACAAATGAACTTAGATAAGTGACGATTTCTAGCTGAATAGTAGCGGGTGAGGATaaatcctccctgtttctagcgccaaaatgtagttgcggaaaattccacaactacacccaatgaaatgataataacacaaagcATGAGTCatgagaatcaaattaaacattaatgatattatacacCACTTTGATACTAATATAATCTTTTTCAAATACTTTGCATTGAGTGTATGATGTTCTTACAACGATTACAAAGGTATTTGATATACAACAATGGAAGAAATGGAGCTTGGAGTAAACTTTAATGGCTTCTCTATTTTCTCTATGAGTGTTTCTTAGCTCTCTCACTTGACTGTATTCTACCACACTTACCTCTCTCTTTGTCTTTTGAATTCTTATATAGGCAAATATCAGTAGAAGATAATTGAGGATTACATGCAAGATCTCTGTTAGTTGATCTTATTTTAGTTTGTCTTATTTTCCAGGCTTTGGGGGAGATGCCATTGTCTTTCGTGTTACTACTTCGTGCTCTTGCTCTTCGTTCTTCTTTCTCTTTATCGCGTGATTACTCTTCgcctaatttcttcttcttcgtgttgGTGGTAATCTTAGCTGAAGCGAAGTTGCGGTTTTGTTCTGTGTGATATTTCGCCCCTACATGTGGGATATAAAAGCACAAGTTCATAAATGCCTTCGTCTATAACAATTTGGACATCTCATGTTATTCCACAAAAGTATATGAACTATAAAAATAAAACTTTCTGGATATTTGTTATTATAAATTAATACTTCAGTAGCTGATGATGGTATTGAGGGTGACATTGAATGGGATATGAGTTGAAAGTTTACATACCTTAATAAGAGAGTCTAATATTGCCTGAAAATTTGAAGTTACTGGATACATATCTGCACTCGGTAGCAAACCCGACATGATATCAACTAGGGGATTGACAACTCATCCTCACACCTTCGTCCCTGAATTAAATCAATTCGATTACAACACCTTTTTTTGATTTTCATACCACCATTAACAACTATCACACTAAACAAGCAACTTTAATTACACAACAAACACAGGCTTCACAGATAATCTATAAGGATATAACCGAAGAAATGCAACGCCCACAACAAACTAGCAGGAACTTTCATTTAAATGCCTATTTTGCATCCTAAACTATAGATTGCATTTCATAACGACTTAGGGATAAGGAAAGAAAGGATCCCAAATACAGTGGATATGATCGTAAGTGTAAGAAGTAGAGTGGCTGCGAGGACCGAGACAATTGCCCACGGAGTATTGAAATACTCACGCTTCAAAGTTGCTTTCCAATAATGTCGGCGCTTCTTATAATACTTGTTTATGTCCCTGATATGTGTAGAATAGTAATCACCACCGGCAGACATcccaatgcataacttgttaaaGATGTCAGAAACGTCTTCATCGCAACCTAACATATTAGTTATTATTCCTTTTCTACGAAGAACATGGACATCATCCGCAGAGATTATGAGAAAATCCATAAAGCTAGCGTATGAACTCATAAAGTATCTACCGCTGTATATTTGCTCACAAGCGATGAGATTTCTGAACAATTGATCAGTTCCATCGTAGACGTATAATGGAGGAATTTCCAAAATACCTATACTATTTAATATCCAAAAAACTTCCTTCTGTACACCCCTTCTTGAACCTGACTCCTGCACGCCTTAGCTCTGTCGCACTTGGTATAAAATCCGATGATGTATCTGAAAGATTTCCCCTTTCCTCGTAAGCAATAAAACTACGTTTTAGCTTCGTGATTTGAGTGTTCATGAAAACTTTTCAATGATGAATATCGCGTAATTGTGAACTTGactaccttgttgtgttttaCCTCCGTAAGATTCTTTACTATTCTCCATGAGGATGGTGAGGATGAAGAGCATGGTGACTTATATACGGCCAAGTTTGTATGAGCAGGAGGTTGGATTAGTTTAATAAGGAAATCGATTAAATGCTCCGCGTGTTCACATTGACACGGATGCGCTTCAAGAAGCGTCATTCCATCTGTTGGCAAGCTATGCCGCAAAATTTTGGTGAAGGAAATAAGAATAACCTTCTTAAGGGGCATAAGCCTTGACTCTTCTGCACCGAAAATTATGTTAGACAAGCATTGAAGGACAAACAATGGAATTTGGTTTTCAAGAAGTAACATATCCTGTTCGACCGTTGCCAAGAGCCATTCATTACCATCTAAAGGATCATCTGCAACGTAACTCCCAGAAATGGATCTCATTAACATCCCAATAACGAACAACCCATCAATTACCATCATTTCTACAAATTCTGTACTGTTGAGGTCCACCGGTTCTGAATAACACTCACGAATTTTTCTTTCCATCTCTCCAATAGAGGAAACACACTCCTCTACTGTTCTGAATCATGCTTCTGTTGCAACTAGCTTTCCCGATGAGTCCAACTTAATTgtgcgagtttcttcttcttcttcttcttgttcctcttcttctttttcttctttaatctctTGAACTGATCGCACATACCACTTCAATTTTTTCCCTCGAGCTCTGATGGTAAGTAATTTGTGTGCATACAAAACTTCAAATCTTCCTTTGCTTTTAATCTTTGGTTTGTTCGGTGATAAGGACCAATTGAGATGGCCTCAGGCAAGTATGCACTAGGCTCTGTCATTTTGTGAAACTTTTCAGGAACTCTATGAATAGAACAGCCTCCTGAAATACGTGAATGGGGTGCACTAATTTCAAGCTTTTTCTTGATAGAATTAGCAATCAGTTTTTCCATTTCAATTGAAATGGATCCTTCACCGTCCCCAATCATCTTTGAAGGCATGGTACCCAAATCCGTGCTATGGATATAAATTAGGACTTTCGAACTGTCGTTTACACAACCAAAAGGTAAAATAATGATCAaccagagagtttgggagaaccTTTGGAATGTGTTGTCCTTTGATTGCCAAACCTTTGTATACATATAATCAAAGCAGGTGAAAGCCGTCATAGTCGTTAAGATGGTTAACGAGTTAGAACAGGATTGCCACGGGTATTCGGATATGCATTGACAGACCATTTGGGGATTGCAGAAAAATTAGGATGCTGAACTCCTGAAAATCTTATAGTACGtattgtctctcttttttttgatTGATTGTACGTATTATTTTTCTATCAGAAAAAGATGTTATCTTGTATGGTTGCGTATAGATGTGCACATGGAGATGTATAAAAACCATGCTATTACATTTCTTCATTGTTTAGTTATATTTATACGTACACATGTGCACATGCAGCTCTATAGCTATAACGATATATGTTCTTACGGAAATCTCCATTCACGTTATGCAAAAATGTTATCATACTGTTTGGTA contains the following coding sequences:
- the LOC113328728 gene encoding UPF0481 protein At3g47200-like, encoding MERKIRECYSEPVDLNSTEFVEMMVIDGLFVIGMLMRSISGSYVADDPLDGNEWLLATVEQDMLLLENQIPLFVLQCLSNIIFGAEESRLMPLKKVILISFTKILRHSLPTDGMTLLEAHPCQCEHAEHLIDFLIKLIQPPAHTNLAVYKSPCSSSSPSSWRIVKNLTELKRSFIAYEERGNLSDTSSDFIPSATELRRAGVRNLIACEQIYSGRYFMSSYASFMDFLIISADDVHVLRRKGIITNMLGCDEDVSDIFNKLCIGMSAGGDYYSTHIRDINKYYKKRRHYWKATLKREYFNTPWAIVSVLAATLLLTLTIISTVFGILSFLIPKSL